The following proteins come from a genomic window of Anabas testudineus chromosome 3, fAnaTes1.2, whole genome shotgun sequence:
- the pdcd2 gene encoding programmed cell death protein 2 — MSRDTNMSSAEVVLGFLEEAEPWRLRSPQFPSKVGGKPAWLSQRGLPSLPGLECEICRLPMAFLLQVYAPISGQDSSFHRTLFLFCCRTPECYTRNDSRCMKVFRSQLPRKNDFYPYDPPPDDEPPSDPNQNESVLPVSGIKLCWVCGCPGNKACSRCHIVTYCGKHHQTLHWKHTHKKECCSQEASIATTSPFLLPESELVTEPEEDDEGNEEDAEEAEEDSTQRGVDCPSLADTLAETDLEEMALHETEDNKVFQRFKKRISPEPHQVVRYSRGGSPLWVSSQHIPSDQDIPPCTCGAKRVFEFQVMPQLLNSLCVDSTGASIDWGTVAVYTCSDSCNHDDQYCPEVIWKQDFSSDQHSQSKQS, encoded by the exons ATGTCCCGCGATACAAACATGTCCTCGGCGGAGGTGGTTCTCGGTTTCCTGGAGGAGGCGGAACCGTGGCGGCTTCGGTCTCCGCAGTTCCCCAGTAAAGTCGGGGGGAAGCCGGCGTGGCTCAGCCAGAGAGGCCTGCCTTCCCTGCCGGGGCTCGAGTGTGAGATATGCCGCCTTCCTATGGCCTTTTTGCTGCAG GTTTACGCCCCGATATCAGGTCAGGACTCAAGTTTCCACAGAACTCTGTTCCTGTTCTGCTGCAGAACCCCTGAGTGCTACACACGAAACGACAGTCGCTGTATGAAAG ttttCAGAAGTCAGCTTCCGAGGAAGAATGACTTCTACCCATATGATCCTCCCCCAG acGATGAACCCCCCAGCGACCCCAATCAGAACGAGAGTGTGTTGCCGGTCTCTGGAATTAAACTGTGCTGGGTGTGTGGTTGTCCTGGCAACAAAGCCTGCTCCCGCTGCCACATTGTGACCTACTGTGGAAAACACCACCAGACCCTccactggaaacacacacacaagaaggaGTGTTGCAGCCAAG AAGCATCTATTGCCACAACATCACCCTTCCTCTTGCCTGAGTCTGAGCTGGTCACTGAACCTGAAGAGGACGACGAGGGGAATGAGGAGGATGctgaagaagcagaggaggacagCACTCAAAGGGGTGTAGATTGTCCCTCTTTAGCAGACA CCCTGGCAGAGACAGACTTGGAGGAGATGGCTCTGCACGAGACTGAGGACAACAAAGTGTTCCAGCGATTTAAAAAGAGAATTTCACCAGAACCACACCAG GTGGTGCGTTACAGTCGAGGCGGCTCTCCCTTGTGGGTCTCTTCTCAGCACATCCCTTCAGATCAGGATATCCCACCATGCACCTGTGGTGCCAAGAGGGTTTTTGAGTTTCAG GTGATGCCCCAGCTGTTAAACAGTCTGTGCGTGGACTCGACAGGAGCCAGTATCGACTGGGGGACAGTGGCTGTCTACACCTGCTCTGACAGCTGTAACCATGACGACCAGTACTGCCCCGAGGTCATCTGGAAACAGGACTTCAGCTCAGATCAGCACTCACAGAGTAAACAATCAtga
- the psmc3 gene encoding 26S proteasome regulatory subunit 6A, with translation MASLSDKSVWDEVEDGIGEEVLKMSTEEIVQRTRLLDSEIKIMKSEVLRVTHELQAMKDKIKENTEKIKVNKTLPYLVSNVIELLDVDPNDQEEDGANVDLDSQRKGKCAVIKTSTRQTYFLPVIGLVDAEKLKPGDLVGVNKDSYLILETLPTEYDSRVKAMEVDERPTEQYSDIGGLDKQIQELVEAIVLPMNHKEKFENLGIQPPKGVLMYGPPGTGKTLLARACAAQTKATFLKLAGPQLVQMFIGDGAKLVRDAFALAKEKAPSIIFIDELDAIGTKRFDSEKAGDREVQRTMLELLNQLDGFQPNMQVKVIAATNRVDILDPALLRSGRLDRKIEFPMPNEEARARIMQIHSRKMNVSPDVNYEELARCTDDFNGAQCKAVCVEAGMIALRRGATELNHEDYMEGILEVQAKKKANLQYYA, from the exons ATGGCGTCGCTGAGTGACAAATCAGTTTGGGACGAAGTGGAGGATGGAATCGGTGAAGAAGTGTTAAAAATGTCCACAGAGGAGATAGTTCAGCGGACTCGTCTCCTCGACAGTGAGATAAAGATCATGAAGAGTGAAGTGCTGAGGGTGACCCACGAACTGCAGGCCATGAAGgataaaattaaagaaaacacgGAGAAGATAAAGGTGAACAAAACCCTGCCGTACTTGGTTTCTAACGTGATCGAGCTGCTGGATGTGGACCCCAACGACCAGGAGGAGGACGGGGCTAATGTGGACCTGGACTCccagagaaaaggaaagtgcGCAGTCATTAAGACCTCTACTCGACAGACCTACTTCCTGCCGGTAATCGGGCTGGTGGACGCCGAGAAGCTGAAGCCCGGAGACCTGGTGGGTGTCAACAAAGACTCCTACCTGATCCTGGAGACCTTACCCACCGAGTATGACTCCAGAGTCAAGGCCATGGAGGTGGACGAGCGCCCCACAGAGCAGTACAGCGACATCGGAGGGTTGGACAAGCAGATCCAGGAGCTGGTGGAGGCCATAGTCTTGCCAATGAACCACAAGGAAAAGTTTGAAAACCTGGGCATCCAGCCACCTAAAGGGGTCCTGATGTACGGACCACCTGGCACAGGGAAGACCCTCCTGGCTAGGGCCTGCGCCGCTCAGACAAAGGCCACCTTCCTGAAGCTGGCAGGTCCACAGCTGGTCCAGATGTTTATCGGAGATGGAGCCAAGCTAGTAAGAGACGCCTTCGCTCTGGCCAAAGAGAAAGCCCCATCCATCATCTTCATCGATGAGCTGGACGCCATCGGAACCAAGAGGTTCGACAGCGAGAaggcaggagacagagaggtgcAGAGGACCATGCTGGAGCTGCTGAACCAGCTGGACGGGTTTCAGCCCAACATGCAGGTCAAG GTGATTGCTGCCACCAACAGAGTGGACATCTTGGACCCTGCGCTTCTGCGTTCAGGTCGTCTGGACAGGAAGATCGAGTTCCCCATGCCAAACGAAGAGGCTAGAGCTCGCATCATGCAGATTCACTCTCGCAAGATGAACGTCAGCCCCGATGTCAACTACGAGGAGCTGGCCCGCTGCACAGACGACTTCAACGGAGCCCAGtgcaaagctgtgtgtgtggaggccgGTATGATCGCGCTGCGTCGAGGAGCCACAGAGCTGAATCATGAGGATTACATGGAGGGAATCCTGGAGGTCCAAGCCAAGAAGAAGGCTAACCTCCAGTACTACGCCTGA
- the tbp gene encoding TATA-box-binding protein, with product MDQNNSIQSFQGISSPSGAMTPGLQMFSPMMPYGTGLTPQPIQNTNSLSILEEQQRQQQQQQQQQQQAQQANAVLPGTSGQTPQLFHSQPVGSTTTALPGNTPLYPATTPLTPMTPITPATPASESSGIVPQLQNIVSTVNLGCKLDLKTIALRARNAEYNPKRFAAVIMRIREPRTTALIFSSGKMVCTGAKSEEQSRLAARKYARVVQKLGFPAKFLDFKIQNMVGSCDVKFPIRLEGLVLTHQQFSSYEPELFPGLIYRMIKPRIVLLIFVSGKVVLTGAKVRAEIYEAFENIYPILKGFRKTT from the exons ATGGACCAGAACAACAGTATACAATCCTTCCAGGGGATTTCCTCCCCTTCG GGTGCCATGACTCCAGGCTTGCAAATGTTTAGTCCCATGATGCCATATGGCACAGGCCTGACACCCCAGCCAATCCAAAACACCAACAGTCTGTCTATATTGGAGGAACAACAgaggcaacagcagcagcagcagcagcaacaacaacaagcacagcAAGCCAATGCAG TCCTTCCAGGGACGTCAGGGCAGACCCCTCAGCTTTTCCATTCCCAGCCAGTTGGCTCTACCACCACAGCACTACCAGGGAACACTCCTCTGTACCCTGCTACCACCCCACTAACCCCCATGACCCCTATCACGCCGGCCACACCAGCCTCAGAGAGCTCTGGAATAGTACCACAGCTTCA AAACATCGTATCTACTGTAAATCTGGGCTGTAAATTGGACTTGAAGACCATCGCCCTGAGAGCCAGGAACGCAGAGTACAACCCAAAG CGTTTTGCTGCGGTCATCATGAGAATACGAGAACCGAGGACTACTGCCCTCATCTTCAGCTCTGGGAAAATGGTCTGCACTGGAGCTAAAAG TGAGGAGCAGTCGAGGTTAGCAGCCAGAAAGTACGCTCGTGTGGTGCAGAAGCTTGGGTTTCCTGCCAAGTTCCTGGACTTCAAGATTCAGAACATGGTGGGCAGCTGTGATGTGAAGTTTCCTATTCGGCTTGAGGGATTAGTCCTCACACATCAACAGTTCAGCAG CTATGAGCCGGAGCTGTTTCCAGGACTGATTTACAGGATGATCAAACCCAGAATCGTCCTGCTCATCTTCGTTTCTGGCAAAGTTGTACTTACAG gcGCCAAGGTGAGAGCAGAGATCTACGAAGCATTTGAGAACATTTACCCCATCCTGAAAGGCTTCCGCAAGACAACGTAG